GTATTCGTAATAAGTGGGACTAGTAAGAACTAACATGGAAAATGAGACGTATGACATGTTACAACAGGTTAAAATACACTCATAATGTAAAAAATTACCAGTCATGATGTACTCTGGAGCAGCGTAGCCATGAGTGCCCATGACACGAGTCGAGACATGTGTATCATCACCTTCTGGTCCATCCTTTGCAAGCCCAAAATCAGATAGTTTGGCTCTGTAATCCTGATAATTCATATTATAAGTTTCTAGCTTTTACTTTGTCATGAAAAAAGAGTAGAACTTTTCATTGTCAAAACAATACTTCATACGATAACTTACTGAGTCTAAGAGGATGTTGGAAGCCTTGAAATCACGGTAGATTACTGGTTTTTCTTCCCCGTGAAGAAAAGCTAGTCCCTTTGCAGCACCAACCATAATTTTTATTCTGGTCGACCATGGCAAACAACTCGAATATCCTGTTTTGATACATCACATGAAAAATCAGAAAAGTTTCGTTCGTTTTACAGTTGACAAAAGTGATCATATGAAGAAATATCAATAAACTAAACATTTCGAGTGAAAAACATATTACTCATGGGGATTATTCACACATAAGAATATCAATGCTTACTCGAGAATAATTGATCCTCTAGGTTACCCCTTGCCATATACTCGTAAACAAGAAGTCTCTGCTCGTCCTCCCAACAATATCCAATCAACTTCACCAAATGGGGATGCCTCAATTGTCCCAAAAAGACCACTTCAGTCTGAAATTTCAACAATTACAAAACTATTACAACTAATTAAAAGCTGCTGTTGTAGCAATTTTTAGGTAAAAAAAATTGCTCACCAGCCATTCTTGGTGGCCCTGATTACCATCCAAATCAAGCAATTTAACTGCAACAGGTTGAGCATCTAAACCAGGCTTAATCTTGTCATCAATGAACCCCTTGTGAACGGGTCCAAATCCACCTTTACCAAGAAAATTAGCAGGCGAAAAGTCACTCGTGATGAGTTTAAGCTCCTCATGTGTGAATACATGAAGATTTGAACCTATAATCGCGTTCGATGATAGATCATCCAACGATAGAAATACTGATCTGGAATCAGTACTTATATCGGAAAAAGCTAACCTATGACGATCAGAATTAATCTGTTTACTGATCTCCATCACCTTTGCTTCTGAAGGAATATCAATATTGGCCTTAAAGCAATTAGGCAGAACAGATTTCCAGTCAATTTTGCAAGTAACCATATCTGTTTTACTAAATTTGATGAAATTTGATGAGTTTGGTGCCAATTTTTAGGTGTTTGACAAAATGTGTAAGTGAAGCCAAACAGGGAAAAGAGT
This Solanum dulcamara chromosome 8, daSolDulc1.2, whole genome shotgun sequence DNA region includes the following protein-coding sequences:
- the LOC129901146 gene encoding serine/threonine-protein kinase RIPK-like; its protein translation is MVTCKIDWKSVLPNCFKANIDIPSEAKVMEISKQINSDRHRLAFSDISTDSRSVFLSLDDLSSNAIIGSNLHVFTHEELKLITSDFSPANFLGKGGFGPVHKGFIDDKIKPGLDAQPVAVKLLDLDGNQGHQEWLTEVVFLGQLRHPHLVKLIGYCWEDEQRLLVYEYMARGNLEDQLFSRYSSCLPWSTRIKIMVGAAKGLAFLHGEEKPVIYRDFKASNILLDSDYRAKLSDFGLAKDGPEGDDTHVSTRVMGTHGYAAPEYIMTGHLTSKSDVYSFGVVLLELITGRPAMDKKRPVKERNLVDWARPMLRDPHKLDRIMDPRLEGQYSTQGAKRVAALAYQCLSHHPRSRPTMSNIVKTLEPVLDLKDIPIGPFVYVVPSSKCDKEMEIGELKTKVDDENKANVREKEVVGNAGENREEGNAKQRRVGHRHKHRLRTDASVYSDTHLYHKTVRHERTNKLNSC